The Actinomycetota bacterium genome includes a window with the following:
- a CDS encoding uracil-DNA glycosylase family protein: MGGHDFDPGYGQEPFRSLCADYPGEEVYPAADFRVEWGPVFHRGRLDGSARVVVIGQDPAQHEAITRRILVGAAGQRLQGFLAKLGIEVGYVMVNAFLYSVYGQGGGERHADDPAIAAYRNRWLDALLVDTGVEAVVALGRLADRAFRAWKVTPAGQGVEVAYQRITHPTAPESSARGDEAAYERAVEAMLRNWNQALERLRPAIRSPDVDRDLVPYGTALQPTDYAAIPERDLPAGLPAWMRSRSWADRVGRTRDLKRATIAVVVPRDARPW; this comes from the coding sequence ATGGGGGGGCACGACTTCGACCCCGGCTATGGCCAGGAGCCGTTTCGTTCCCTGTGTGCCGACTATCCCGGCGAGGAGGTCTATCCGGCCGCCGACTTCCGGGTCGAGTGGGGACCGGTCTTCCACCGCGGCCGCCTCGACGGCAGCGCCCGGGTGGTGGTCATCGGCCAGGACCCGGCCCAGCACGAAGCGATCACGCGCCGGATCCTGGTCGGGGCGGCCGGCCAGCGCCTCCAGGGGTTCCTGGCCAAGCTCGGCATCGAGGTCGGCTACGTCATGGTCAACGCGTTCCTGTACAGCGTCTACGGTCAGGGCGGCGGGGAGCGGCACGCCGACGACCCGGCCATCGCCGCCTACCGCAACCGCTGGCTGGACGCCCTGCTGGTCGACACCGGGGTGGAGGCGGTGGTGGCCCTGGGGCGGCTGGCCGACCGGGCCTTCCGGGCCTGGAAGGTGACCCCGGCCGGGCAAGGGGTCGAGGTCGCCTACCAGCGGATCACCCACCCCACCGCCCCGGAGTCCAGCGCCCGGGGGGACGAGGCCGCCTACGAGCGCGCGGTCGAGGCGATGCTGCGCAACTGGAACCAGGCGCTGGAGCGGCTGCGGCCGGCCATCCGCTCGCCCGATGTGGACCGCGACCTGGTCCCGTACGGAACCGCGCTGCAGCCGACCGACTATGCGGCCATCCCGGAGCGGGACCTGCCGGCCGGGCTGCCGGCCTGGATGCGCTCCAGGTCCTGGGCCGACCGGGTGGGCCGGACCCGAGACCTCAAACGGGCGACCATCGCCGTGGTCGTGCCCCGCGACGCCCGGCCGTGGTGA